In Calliopsis andreniformis isolate RMS-2024a chromosome 8, iyCalAndr_principal, whole genome shotgun sequence, one DNA window encodes the following:
- the Irbp18 gene encoding inverted repeat binding protein 18 kDa: MAPKNKESNTGGNKKKRHISEEEDDEDYRRRRDRNNQAVKRSRVKSKLRTQQTLERVNQLKTENELLEEKIKMLTKELGFLKDLFLAHAGSSQHSVNFQDIDLSALLSDDTKSEEQRIEASRP, encoded by the exons ATGGCACCAAAAAATAAGGAAAGTAATACAGGTGGGAATAAAAAGAAACGACATATTTCAGAAGAGGAAGATGATGAAGATTATAGAAGACGAAGGGATAGAAATAATCAA GCTGTGAAACGTTCAAGAGTTAAAAGTAAGTTACGTACTCAGCAAACATTAGAACGTGTAAACCAATTAAAGACAGAGAATGAATTATTGGAGGAAAAGATTAAAATGTTAACAAAAGAACTAGGATTTCTAAAAGATTTATTTCTTGCACATGCAG GTTCGAGCCAACATTCTGTAAACTTTCAAGATATAGATTTGAGTGCTCTTTTATCCGATGACACAAAATCTGAAGAACAGAGAATAGAAGCCTCTAGACCAtag
- the Fa2h gene encoding fatty acid 2-hydroxylase, with the protein MCQARETETERGTITPFEGDIIRLFYLIELFQFTVSPPAALTVFARRSATRRVNVSAIQPCLHYRILISMAKNTSESRGVRERVSRSTIDHEKTDEKQRDKFLVSYQGHFYDIQDFRKYHPGGRKVFDYFQNRSLDKIFEQNPHSKGAIHLLEDFTVDNREKYQEYESLIDWDTPILHQVGNLGDRYWEWVNLPVNRQIRLFQSNFLEALTITPWYLIPIVWIPLIIYYVHSGYVLTTKANHLTGNTLLEASISYVFGLLLWSILEYTLHRKLFHFKPPTTSKILMSLHFLLHGVHHKAPLDGRRLVFPPAAAFLVATLLFYIYQVFFPQTTAYFIVAGTVTGYVAYDLTHYYLHHGAPKVGTYLYDMKRNHNYHHFLHHDLGFGISSILWDHIFGTTICLRQLTKPIEW; encoded by the exons ATGTGTCAGGCACGAGAaacagagacagagagaggAACA ATAACACCTTTCGAAGGTGATATAATCCGACTATTCTATCTTATCGAATTATTCCAA TTTACGGTTTCCCCACCTGCCGCTTTAACAGTCTTCGCGCGGCGCAGCGCGACGCGGCGCGTCAATGTATCCGCAATTCAACCGTGCTTACATTACCGTATCTTGATCTCTATGGCAAAAAACACATCCGAATCTCGCGGTGTTCGAGAGCGCGTCTCTCGATCTACAATCGATCATGAGAAGACGGATGAAAAACAGAGAGATAAATTTCTAGTTAGTtatcaaggtcatttctatgatataCAAGACTTCCGGAAGTATCATCCAGGAGGAAGGAAAGTGTTCGATTATTTTCAAAATCGAAGCCTGGACAAAATTTTCGAGCAAAACCCTCACTCGAAAGGAGCTATTCATCTCTTGGAAGATTTTACTGTGGACAATCGAGAGAAATATCAGGAGTATGAA AGCCTCATAGATTGGGACACGCCTATATTACATCAAGTGGGCAACCTTGGTGACCGATACTGGGAATGGGTCAATCTTCCGGTGAATCGACAAATTCGACTCTTTCAGTCAAATTTCTTGGAGGCTTTGACAATTACGCCTTGGTACCTAATACCGATAGTGTGGATTCCACTGATTATCTACTACGTTCATTCTGGATATGTACTCACTACCAAGGCTAACCATCTTACTG GAAATACCTTGCTCGAAGCTTCGATCTCCTATGTGTTCGGTTTATTGCTATGGAGTATTTTAGAATACACACTTCACCGCAAACTCTTTCATTTCAAGCCGCCCACTACCTCGAAAATACTTATGTCGCTACACTTTCTTCTTCATGGTGTTCACCATAAg GCACCGCTCGACGGTAGAAGATTGGTTTTCCCCCCCGCAGCTGCTTTCCTAGTAGCGACGTTACTGTTCTATATCTATCAAGTATTCTTTCCTCAAACGACGGCTTACTTTATTGTCGCTGGTACTGTAACAG GTTACGTCGCATACGACTTAACGCATTATTACTTACATCATGGTGCGCCGAAGGTAGGAACATACTTATACGATATGAAACGGAATCACAATTATCATCATTTCCTGCATCATGATTTAG GATTTGGTATCAGCAGTATACTTTGGGATCACATATTTGGAACTACTATTTGTTTACGCCAGTTAACAAAACCAATAGAATGGTAA
- the LOC143182638 gene encoding sodium- and chloride-dependent transporter XTRP3, with protein sequence MVVKNENSRNGHELAPLNENRQANQNVTIVVSGTQNVATTSQEAKEDNRAEWSGKMQFFLSIIGYSVGLGNIWRFPYLCQQNGGGAFLIPFFIMLILEGVPLFLIELGLGQRMRQGALGVWNTIHPWLGGIGIASCIVTFFVALYYNVIITWCFYYLFNSLEAVTIKFGEPLPWAKCPEVDGKPVEECVKSSETAYFWYRTTLDAAPSIEDGQSLKWWIVLCLLLSWVVVFFIVMKGIQSSGKVVYFTSMFPYLVLTIFFIRGITLKGASAGLAHMYTPKIEKLLEPTVWLDAATQVFYSFGLAFGSLIAFGSYNTPDNNCVRDVILVSGCNAFTAIYASVVIFAILGFKAMTNVDKCIAGNKDLLLENGFIEHKNISMTEYEDIIRSLNVTAANITISRCSLSEQLDNAAEGTGLAFIVFTQAIVELPGAPFWSCIFFLMLLALGLGSQIGILEGMLCVIFDIDLFKRIKKQYMTGVVCTICFFVGLIFCTGAGEYWLKMFDSFAGTIGLVMVALMEMISVIFIYGHEKFTKDIEEMTGYRPGMYWQVTWRYLAPVIMVCILVSSIASMFIKKPQYSAWDASQGIAVPTSYPSWVLAIAAAIIFAGIAPIPIVFLLRRFQCVKLDVDIHQGSIRRIDTTVSTKEMMGDVDLDEYHDRLEHFPEEDEDINSDDDNNSAPPITKIVPNKFQGKPFKMEVMDF encoded by the exons ATGGTAGTCAAGAACGAGAATTCGCGAAATGGGCATGAGCTGGCTCCGTTAAACGAAAATCGGCAGGCAAATCAGAACGTGACAATAGTCGTGAGCGGAACTCAAAATGTTGCTACTACCAGCCAAGAAGCGAAGGAGGATAACAGAGCAGAATGGAGCGGGAAGATGCAATTTTTTCTCAGTATTATCGGGTACAGTGTCGGGCTTGGGAACATTTGGAGGTTCCCTTACCTGTGCCAACAGAACGGAGGAG GTGCCTTTCTCATCCCCTTTTTCATCATGCTAATTCTCGAGGGCGTACCCCTGTTTCTGATCGAGCTGGGTCTCGGACAACGTATGCGACAGGGCGCCCTTGGCGTGTGGAACACGATACACCCATGGCTTGGCGGTATAGGGATAGCATCGTGTATCGTCACTTTCTTCGTAGCTCTTTACTACAACGTCATCATCACCTGGTGCTTCTATTATCTCTTTAACTCGCTCGAG GCTGTCACGATTAAATTCGGC GAACCGTTACCTTGGGCCAAGTGTCCGGAAGTGGATGGAAAGCCAGTCGAAGAATGTGTCAAGAGTTCCGAAACGGCTTACTTCTGGTATAGAACGACGCTGGACGCGGCTCCGTCGATCGAAGACGGGCAGAGCTTGAAATGGTGGATCGTTCTTTGTTTGCTGCTTAGCTGGGTGGTTGTTTTCTTCATAGTGATGAAGGGGATACAGTCATCGGGGAAG GTGGTATATTTTACATCCATGTTCCCGTATTTGGTGCTTACTATCTTTTTTATTCGTGGAATAACGTTAAAAGGTGCCAGCGCTGGATTGGCCCACATGTACACCCCAAAG ATCGAGAAACTGTTAGAGCCGACGGTCTGGCTCGATGCAGCGACGCAGGTTTTTTACAGTTTTGGACTAGCGTTTGGCTCCTTGATCGCGTTCGGTTCTTACAACACTCCCGACAACAACTGCGTACGAGACGTGATCCTCGTCAGTGGTTGTAACGCCTTCACCGCCATTTACGCGAGCGTCGTGATATTCGCCATTCTAGGATTCAAAGCGATGACCAACGTCGACAAATGCATCGCCGG TAACAAGGACTTGCTTCTCGAGAACGGATTTATAGAGCACAAGAATATCAGCATGACCGAGTACGAAGACATTATAAGAAGTTTAAACGTGACCGCAGCCAACATCACAATCAGTAGGTGTAGCTTGAGCGAACAGTTGGATAAC GCCGCCGAAGGAACGGGACTGGCTTTCATAGTCTTCACGCAAGCTATAGTCGAGCTACCCGGAGCTCCATTTTGGTCCTGCATCTTCTTCCTGATGCTCCTTGCCCTCGGTCTCGGTTCCCAGATCGGTATACTAGAAGGCATGCTGTGCGTCATATTCGACATAGATCTGTTCAAGAGGATAAAGAAGCAATACATGACAG GAGTGGTTTGTACCATTTGCTTCTTCGTTGGTCTAATTTTCTGTACTGGTGCCGGAGAATACTGGCTAAAGATGTTCGATAGTTTCGCCGGTACTATTGGCCTGGTAATGGTCGCGCTCATGGAAATGATCTCCGTCATTTTTATCTATGGCCACGAAAA GTTCACGAAAGACATCGAAGAAATGACGGGATATAGGCCAGGAATGTACTGGCAAGTCACCTGGCGGTATCTCGCACCCGTAATCATGGTTTGCATTCTTGTCTCCAGTATCGCATCTATGTTCATCAAAAAGCCGCAGTACTCAGCATGGGACGCCTCACAA GGTATAGCCGTACCTACCAGTTACCCCAGCTGGGTTCTCGCTATAGCGGCCGCCATTATTTTCGCTGGAATCGCACCGATACCCATCGTCTTTCTCTTGAGACGGTTCCAATGTGTCAAGCTGGATGTTGATATCCATCAAGGCAGTATACGTCGTATCGACACCACGGTTTCTACCAAGGAGATGATGGGTGACGTCGAC TTGGACGAGTATCACGATCGTCTCGAACATTTCCCCGAGGAGGACGAAGATATTAATAGCGACGACGACAACAACAGTGCGCCGCCTATCACGAAGATCGTTCCAAACAAATTCCAGGGTAAACCCTTCAAAATGGAAGTAATGGACTTTTAG
- the LOC143182428 gene encoding uncharacterized protein LOC143182428 — translation MGVEVTSQTCSFAKSKDVSTNFIAELSVRATTMVTAPVTAPVTAPVTAPVTAPMTATTTTNKSASNSNRAGFSLLDFQWKFPCTATQRDANVQRASIDFYHFTERRIRHVTVVTTATLCY, via the coding sequence ATGGGAGTCGAAGTTACGTCACAGACTTGCTCGTTCGCCAAATCGAAGGACGTTTCCACGAATTTTATCGCGGAACTTTCCGTACGCGCCACGACGATGGTGACGGCACCAGTGACGGCACCAGTGACGGCACCAGTGACGGCACCAGTGACGGCACCAATGACGGCAACGACGACCACGAACAAATCTGCATCGAATTCAAACCGGGCTGGCTTCTCTCTCCTCGACTTTCAATGGAAATTTCCTTGTACCGCGACGCAACGCGACGCCAATGTTCAACGCGCATCGATCGATTTTTACCATTTTACCGAGAGGAGAATTAGACACGTAACCGTGGTAACAACCGCAACGCTTTGCTATTAG
- the LOC143182622 gene encoding uncharacterized protein LOC143182622, with product MINYDSIVEQKEGKYNCRRASVAKGNMETTHKPVYCRRRISKVRHTYKVPGAHKDPIDCITNDCSDLEYNTSLRSKNKMHDYEDSKKENSVQKQLISNEGDIDSGINFSNIKSKQVSKDAPRLAKEFRKLSKRYKELQEQYQKLHNLLERRETEFQQICSHYEAIAQMLQEMEEAKVGATKRSEKLEEEKVQLNEDIMLLKSIVYQLNVELERYQDKLEKQKVETRSTDFIGCNGKEEKFNQRIWSGVNFHALGPLLNAYRENLSEKQELVRMYEQEMADFGSRCKEILTENEFMHKEVEQLRSECSRYGKEAKSVVENTALLKKQNNLLQKEIIDLKGEANEIRSSYELKIEMISKDNDVLKREHTATLSELNNLKGKYEILSKEFEKVKNKEEQTVPTRVHTSAVEECKTLLDELKYRYEVEKRNLQNQIKHMEENQPENEKQLVMVTAERNHLKTLVESHERNIKRMQRKLEHVQATLYSTRVSRDSLKEQLNKATDYCENLFSEYERIAVEREKLTTLLQETEKENANIDRLGKSITSRVHSLKTELESVRKGAKQQVEIVEKRIKFQEVKVRRMKRDYRRKIFHLKDIIREKEETIEKLQKEKQADRNSSIRHFPPMIIDKSKAVSVGEKIRDS from the exons ATGATCAATTATGATAGTATCGTTGAACAAAAAGAAGGAAAA TACAATTGTAGAAGAGCATCAGTTGCAAAAGGTAATATGGAAACAACTCACAAACCAGTTTACTGTCGCAGACGTATCTCTAAAGTCAGACATACTTACAAGGTACCTGGTGCTCATAAAGATCCAATCGATTGTATTACCAATGATTGTAGTGATCTTGAATATAATACATCTTTGAGAAGCAAAAATAAGATGCACGATTATGAAGATagtaaaaaagaaaacagtGTTCAGAAGCAGCTAATATCTAATGAAGGTGATATAGATTCAG ggattaatttttcaaatataaaaagtaAACAAGTTTCAAAAGATGCACCTAGACTAGCTAAAGAATTCCGTAAGTTATCAAAACGCTACAAAGAActtcaggaacagtatcagaaaTTGCATAATTTATTGGAAAGAAGAGAAACAGAATTTCAGCAAATATGCTCTCATTACGAAGCAATTGCACAAATGCTACAAGAAATGGAAGAGGCAAAAGTTGGTGCAACCAAAAGGAGTGAAAAACTTGAAGAAGAAAAAGTACAATTAAATGAAGATATAATGTTATTAAAAAGTATTGTTTACCAATTAAATGTTGAATTAGAAAGATATCAAGATAAATTAGAAAAGCAGAAAGTTGAAACTAGGTCCACAGACTTTATAGGATGCAATGGGAAAGAAGAAAAATTCAACCAAAGAATTTGGAGTGGTGTTAATTTCCATGCATTAGGACCACTTTTGAATGCCTATCGAGAGAATTTATCTGAGAAGCAGGAACTTGTCCGTATGTATGAACAAGAAATGGCCGATTTTGGAAGTAGATGTAAGGAAATCCTTACAGAAAATGAATTTATGCATAAAGAGGTGGAACAATTGAGATCAGAG TGTAGCAGGTATGGAAAAGAAGCGAAATCAGTCGTTGAGAATACTGCACTGCTGAAGAAGCAAAATAATCTACTGCAAAAGGAAATCATAGATCTAAAGGGAGAAGCTAATGAAATTCGTTCATCATacgaattgaagatagaaatgATTTCAAAAGACAATGATGTACTAAAAAGAGAACATACAGCGACTCTATCGGAACTGAACAATCTAAAAGGGAAGTACGAGATCTTGAGCAAAGAAtttgaaaaagtaaaaaataaagaGGAACAGACAGTGCCTACTAGAGTCCATACCAGTGCTGTCGAGGAATGTAAAACGTTATTGGATGAATTAAAGTATCGGTATGAAGTTGAAAAACGAAATTTGCAAAATCAAATAAAACATATGGAAGAGAATCAGCCTGAGAATGAGAAACAACTTGTAATGGTTACAGCCGAACGGAATCATCTAAAAACTCTAGTTGAAAGCCACGAAAGAAATATCAA ACGGATGCAACGTAAACTTGAACACGTCCAAGCTACTTTATATTCGACTCGCGTTTCACGCGATTCTTTAAAAGAGCAATTGAATAAGGCAACGGATTATTGCGAAAACTTATTTTCCGAGTACGAAAGAATCGCAGTTGAGAGAGAAAAGTTAACGACACTTTTGCAAGAAACTGAAAAGGAAAATGCTAATATTGATCGTCTTGGGAAAAGCATTACCAGCCGTGTGCATAGTTTAAAAACTGAACTAGAA AGTGTTCGCAAAGGCGCGAAACAGCAAGTAGAGATCGTAGAAAAACGTATAAAGTTTCAAGAAGTTAAGGTGCGCCGGATGAAACGCGATTATCGtcgtaaaatatttcatttgaaGGACATAATTAGAGAGAAAGAAGAAACAATCGAGAAATTGCAGAAGGAGAAGCAAGCAGATCGAAATAGCTCGATTCGACATTTTCCTCCGATGATAATAGATAAATCTAAAGCCGTATCCGTGGGAGAAAAGATTCGTGACTCCTGA
- the Kappab-ras gene encoding NFKB inhibitor interacting Ras like 1: MGKTTKVVVCGMKGVGKTALLEQLIYGNVNAKTEIHPTIEDIYVANIETDRGTKEKVRFYDTAGLESLQNNVNNQQLARHYLGFADGYVLVYDTAKPESLDVLFPLKKDIDKNKDKKEITVIVIGNRTKIEEDPHSLENTASKAANWCTREKVKHYEVNVMERSSLFEAFVHLSSRLNPPTNKSTFPQLSMGRKSIKMEAP; the protein is encoded by the exons ATGGGAAAAACGACGAAAGTAGTTGTCTGTGGAATGAAAGGTGTAGGAAAAACAGCATTATTGGAACAACTTATATATGGAAATGTGAATGCTAAAACA GAAATCCATCCTACGATCGAGGATATTTATGTTGCAAATATAGAAACGGATCGCGGCACTAAGGAGAAAGTTCGATTTTATGATACAGCAGGATTGGAATCTCTACAGAATAACGTAAATAATCAACAACTTGCGCGGCATTACCTAGGTTTTGCGGATGGCTATGTCTTAGTGTACGACACAGCCAAGCCTGAATCTTTGGATGTGCTTTTCCCACTGAAGAAGGATATCGATAAGAACAAAGATAAAAAGGAAATAACTGTGATTGTCATTGGAAATCGAACAAAAATAGAAGAAGATCCACATAGTTTAGAAAATACAGCTAGTAAGGCTGCAAACTGGTGTACCAGAGAAAAAGTTAAGCATTAtgaagtgaatgttatggaaagATCTAGTTTGTTCGAAGCATTTGTTCATTTATCCTCTAGATTGAATCCTCCTACCAACAAAAGCACATTCCCACAGTTAAGTATGGGCAGAAAAAGTATTAAGATGGAAGCACCTTAA
- the Atms gene encoding RNA polymerase II-associated factor 1-like protein antimeros isoform X1 → MAPTIQTNGSTSDRDKRAARPAEKRSELICRVKYCNTLPDIPFDPKFITYPFESTRFIQYNPTSLERNYKYEVLTEHDLGVEIDLINKDTYAGDVNAQLDPADEKLLEEDVLTPQDSKRSRHHARSVSWLRRTEYISTEQTRFQPQTVDKVEAKVGYSIKKNFKEETLYMDRESQIKAIEKTFEDNKKSIERHYSKPNVVPVEILPVFPDFKLWKYPCAQVIFDSDPAPTGRSVPAQIEEMSQAMIRGVMDESGEQFVAYFLPLEETLEKRRRDFTAGIDYADDEEYEYKMAREYNWNVKSKASKGYEENYFLVIRQDGVYYNELETRVRLSKRRQKAGQQPNNTRLIVRHRPLNANEFKMQRYREKQLEPPGEEDEEEEEEEEGDEEEEPEQIVEKTDEREGSEAENEAESRPSSKASSRASSRKSRSRSKSASRSKSRSRSPSKSRSGSRSRSESGSPSRSRSKSRSRSGTPQSRNSTKSRSQSKSASRSRSVSPAKSRSGTPSSSKSRSKSRSRSRSRSVSGSGSGSGSGSGESGSESE, encoded by the exons ATGGCTCCAACGATACAGACTAACGGCAGTACAAGCGATAGGGATAAACGTGCAGCTAGGCCAGCTGAGAAAAG ATCCGAGTTAATATGTAGAGTTAAATATTGTAATACATTACCGGATATTCCATTTGATCCTAAGTTCATTACGTATCCTTTTGAATCAACTCG GTTTATACAATATAATCCGACATCTTTGGAACGTAATTATAAATATGAAGTATTGACAGAACACGATTTAGGAGTGGAAATTGATCTTATAAATAAAGACACATATGCTGGAGATGTTAATGCTCAATTGGATCCCGCTGATGAAAAGTTACTCGAAGAAGATGTTCTTACCCCTCAAGATTCTAAAAGATCCAGGCATCATGCTAGAAGTGTTTCTTGGCTCAGGCGTACAGAATACATTTCCACAGAGCAAACTAGATTCCAACCACAGACTGTAGATAAAGTCGAAGCAAAAGTTGGCTatagtattaaaaaaaatttcaaa GAAGAAACATTATATATGGATCGTGAAAGTCAAATAAAAGCTATAGAGAAAACGTTTGAAGATAACAAGAAGTCGATTGAGAGGCATTACAGTAAACCTAATGTGGTGCCTGTAGAAATTCTGCCAGTATTTCCTGACTTCAAA TTATGGAAATATCCGTGCGCACAAGTTATATTTGACTCGGACCCGGCCCCAACGGGACGTTCAGTGCCAGCCCAAATTGAAGAAATGTCACAAGCCATGATTCG AGGTGTAATGGACGAAAGCGGCGAACAATTTGTGGCATACTTCTTACCTTTAGAGGAGACATTAGAAAAACGCAGGCGAGACTTTACAGCTGGAATTGATTATGCAGATGACGAAGAATACGAATATAAAATGGCAAGGGAATACAATTGGAACGTGAAAAGTAAAGCTTCCAAAGGATACGAAGAGAACTATTTTCTGGTTATAAGACAAGATGGA GTATATTATAATGAACTTGAAACGCGTGTGCGTCTCAGTAAGCGCCGACAGAAAGCTGGGCAGCAACCAAATAATACGAGATTAATTGTAAGACATCGGCCATTGAATGCTAATGAGTTTAAAATGCAAAGATATAGAGAGAAGCAATTGGAACCACCTGGAGAGGAAgacgaagaggaagaagaggaggaggagggagATGAAGAGGAAGAACCTGAGCAAATAGTTGAGAAAACAGATGAAAGAG AAGGATCCGAAGCAGAAAACGAAGCTGAATCCAGACCTTCGTCTAAAGCATCTTCCCGAGCGTCCAGCAGAAAATCTAGATCCCGATCGAAATCTGCTTCCAGATCAAAATCTCGTTCTCGATCACCATCGAAATCCAGATCTGGTTCTCGTTCACGATCCGAGTCAGGTTCTCCTTCTCGATCTCGTAGTAAATCTAGGTCAAGATCTGGTACTCCACAATCGCGGAACTCTACCAAATCAAGATCCCAATCAAAATCAGCTTCAAGATCCCGTTCTGTATCGCCTGCCAAATCTAGATCTGGAACTCCATCAAGTTCAAAATCTAGATCAAAATCGAGATCTCGTTCAAGATCAAGATCTGTTAGCGGCAGTGGTAGTGGCTCTGGTAGTGGCAGTGGTGAAAGCGGTTCTGAGagtgaataa
- the Atms gene encoding RNA polymerase II-associated factor 1-like protein antimeros isoform X2, whose product MAPTIQTNGSTSDRDKRAARPAEKRSELICRVKYCNTLPDIPFDPKFITYPFESTRFIQYNPTSLERNYKYEVLTEHDLGVEIDLINKDTYAGDVNAQLDPADEKLLEEDVLTPQDSKRSRHHARSVSWLRRTEYISTEQTRFQPQTVDKVEAKVGYSIKKNFKEETLYMDRESQIKAIEKTFEDNKKSIERHYSKPNVVPVEILPVFPDFKLWKYPCAQVIFDSDPAPTGRSVPAQIEEMSQAMIRGVMDESGEQFVAYFLPLEETLEKRRRDFTAGIDYADDEEYEYKMAREYNWNVKSKASKGYEENYFLVIRQDGVYYNELETRVRLSKRRQKAGQQPNNTRLIVRHRPLNANEFKMQRYREKQLEPPGEEDEEEEEEEEGDEEEEPEQIVEKTDERGSEAENEAESRPSSKASSRASSRKSRSRSKSASRSKSRSRSPSKSRSGSRSRSESGSPSRSRSKSRSRSGTPQSRNSTKSRSQSKSASRSRSVSPAKSRSGTPSSSKSRSKSRSRSRSRSVSGSGSGSGSGSGESGSESE is encoded by the exons ATGGCTCCAACGATACAGACTAACGGCAGTACAAGCGATAGGGATAAACGTGCAGCTAGGCCAGCTGAGAAAAG ATCCGAGTTAATATGTAGAGTTAAATATTGTAATACATTACCGGATATTCCATTTGATCCTAAGTTCATTACGTATCCTTTTGAATCAACTCG GTTTATACAATATAATCCGACATCTTTGGAACGTAATTATAAATATGAAGTATTGACAGAACACGATTTAGGAGTGGAAATTGATCTTATAAATAAAGACACATATGCTGGAGATGTTAATGCTCAATTGGATCCCGCTGATGAAAAGTTACTCGAAGAAGATGTTCTTACCCCTCAAGATTCTAAAAGATCCAGGCATCATGCTAGAAGTGTTTCTTGGCTCAGGCGTACAGAATACATTTCCACAGAGCAAACTAGATTCCAACCACAGACTGTAGATAAAGTCGAAGCAAAAGTTGGCTatagtattaaaaaaaatttcaaa GAAGAAACATTATATATGGATCGTGAAAGTCAAATAAAAGCTATAGAGAAAACGTTTGAAGATAACAAGAAGTCGATTGAGAGGCATTACAGTAAACCTAATGTGGTGCCTGTAGAAATTCTGCCAGTATTTCCTGACTTCAAA TTATGGAAATATCCGTGCGCACAAGTTATATTTGACTCGGACCCGGCCCCAACGGGACGTTCAGTGCCAGCCCAAATTGAAGAAATGTCACAAGCCATGATTCG AGGTGTAATGGACGAAAGCGGCGAACAATTTGTGGCATACTTCTTACCTTTAGAGGAGACATTAGAAAAACGCAGGCGAGACTTTACAGCTGGAATTGATTATGCAGATGACGAAGAATACGAATATAAAATGGCAAGGGAATACAATTGGAACGTGAAAAGTAAAGCTTCCAAAGGATACGAAGAGAACTATTTTCTGGTTATAAGACAAGATGGA GTATATTATAATGAACTTGAAACGCGTGTGCGTCTCAGTAAGCGCCGACAGAAAGCTGGGCAGCAACCAAATAATACGAGATTAATTGTAAGACATCGGCCATTGAATGCTAATGAGTTTAAAATGCAAAGATATAGAGAGAAGCAATTGGAACCACCTGGAGAGGAAgacgaagaggaagaagaggaggaggagggagATGAAGAGGAAGAACCTGAGCAAATAGTTGAGAAAACAGATGAAAGAG GATCCGAAGCAGAAAACGAAGCTGAATCCAGACCTTCGTCTAAAGCATCTTCCCGAGCGTCCAGCAGAAAATCTAGATCCCGATCGAAATCTGCTTCCAGATCAAAATCTCGTTCTCGATCACCATCGAAATCCAGATCTGGTTCTCGTTCACGATCCGAGTCAGGTTCTCCTTCTCGATCTCGTAGTAAATCTAGGTCAAGATCTGGTACTCCACAATCGCGGAACTCTACCAAATCAAGATCCCAATCAAAATCAGCTTCAAGATCCCGTTCTGTATCGCCTGCCAAATCTAGATCTGGAACTCCATCAAGTTCAAAATCTAGATCAAAATCGAGATCTCGTTCAAGATCAAGATCTGTTAGCGGCAGTGGTAGTGGCTCTGGTAGTGGCAGTGGTGAAAGCGGTTCTGAGagtgaataa
- the LOC143182398 gene encoding venom serine protease 34, whose translation MFQEMDSGGPVLWQNPVTRRLVLVGMISYGLNCALVGSVNTRVSSYMDWIVSVTPATKYCALE comes from the exons ATGTTTCAAGAG ATGGACAGTGGTGGACCAGTTCTATGGCAGAATCCTGTCACTAGACGATTAGTACTCGTAGGAATGATCAGTTATGGCCTAAACTGCGCACTGGTTGGCAGTGTCAATACTCGTGTCAGCAGTTACATGGATTGGATCGTTTCGGTAACTCCAG CCACCAAATACTGCGCACTCGAATAA